Within the Thermanaeromonas toyohensis ToBE genome, the region TTTCCTATTTTATCCTGGGTACACTTTATAATTATCTCTACAGGCTATCCTGCCTCTGACAACACCAGAGGAGGATGGCCTTTTTGTTTTGCTCCTTTATACCTATTCCCCTTGGCCAAGTATAGGGCTAACCCATGAAACGATAAAGTATATTTGTTGCCACAATTATTGCGACACAAAAAGTACTAATGATTTACAAGGAATCTGTAATCAATCCTCGAATATAATATTGTGAACGAATAAGAGCAAAGAGAAATAGAAAATATTTTGCCACATTTTATTGCCACATTGGTTATGGTATTAACTGCCCGTACTCAGAAGCTACTAAATATCCTTATGGAAGCTGAAAAGCCCCTGACCATTAGCTATCTAGCTCACTGCCTAGCGGTTAGCCCGCGCACCATCAGGTATGACTTAGATAGGCTCAGATATTGGGTTAAAGAGCGTGGGATGAAACTGGAGTGTCGGCCGCGGGTGGGTGTGTGGCTAGAGGGGAAAGAAATTATTGGGGGAGAAGGAAAGTTTTTGCCTTTACCAGAATTAGGCACTTATGTATTTTCACCCGATGAAAGGTGGAAGGCTATTCTAGCCCTGCTTTTAAGAAGCGAAAAGCCCGTTACTGCTCATAAACTGGCTTCTGAGTTGCAGGTGAGCCGCACCACCATTCTTAAAGATTTGGAGACGGTAGAAGAATGGCTGAGATATCGCGGGCTTGAACTAGTGCGTAAACCCAAATTGGGCTTCCAGGTTTTGGGGGAAGAGATGAAATGGAGGCAGGCAGTAGCCGATCTCTTAGCTGCGGCGGCTGATGAAAATCAGTTATATAGTTATCTACAGGAGCTGTCTCCAAAATCTCCGAGCAAGCAGCCCAGAAGCTTTCTAGAAAAAATATGTTCCCTGATTTCAAAACAGGAGATCAAGGAGCTAGAAGTTATAGTTCAAGAAACAATTAACGATCTCAACTATACTGTGGCTGAGGGCAATTTTTATGGTCTTTTACTACATTTGGCAGTAGCCTTGCAGCGTATAAAGCAAGGAAAAAATGTATTTATATCTTCTGAACAGCTTGAGCAATTAAGGGCGCTGGACGAATTCCGAGTAGCGTATAAGCTTGCTGAGAGGCTAGAACGGACTTACGGCGTTAAAATCCCTGAAGGTGAAATAGGCAATATTACCCTGCACTTTATGGGGGCCAAGATGCGGCAGGGTAGTCCAGTGCAAACCTTTGCCGGAGTGGAACCTTATCTTCTCGAGATAGTTCAGGAATTCGTCCGGCATACAGGTGCTGTCTTAGGGTTTAACTTTTTCGAGGATAAAGAGTTGATTATAGCTTTAGCCCTGCACTTCAGGGTGACGTTCCACAAGTTAAGATGGGGTTTGAGCCTGCGTAATCCCCTTTTACAAGAGATCAAGGAGAAATATCCGCAAATTTTCTTTGCTGCCCGGCAGGCCGCTCGACGGCTGGAGGAAAAATGTCAGGTTGGAATACCGGAAGATGAGATCGGGTATCTGGCAGTGCACCTGGCAGCCTCTATTGAAAGGCAGACTTCTAGGGAAATCCGTTATAAAGCCCTTCTAGTCTGTGGGAGTGGAATAGGTACTGCTCAATTGTTGTTGACCATATTGCGCAAGCGTTTGCCTGAGCTGGAAATTGTGGGTCTGGGTTCAGTATTAGAGCTTCCTGAACTTCTTAAGGGAAGTCAGGTGGATTATGTTATCACTACTGTTCCCCTGGAATTAAAGAATTTTCCAGTTATCCAGGTAAATCCCCTCTTGCAGGAAGAAGATATTTTGTATTTACGCCGGAAGCTTTTGGAATCGCCCCACAAAGGAGGACCTCCGTTAATGCTAAAAGATGTTCTAACCGAGGAGACAATTTCCCTGGACGTGGAGGTGAAGGACTGGGAGGAGGCTGTACGGGCAGCGGGAAGATTGCTTGTTAGAAAGGGGGTGGTGGAGGAACGGTATGTAGAGAGCATGGTGCGCACAGTTAAAGAATTGGGCCCGTATATTGTAATCGCGCCGGGGATAGCTATGCCCCATGCACGACCGGAAGATGGAGTTAAACAAGTGGGCTTAAGCCTGGTGCGCCTAAGACCCCCAGTCGATTTCGGAAATAAAGCTAATGACCCCGTTGATATAGTTATAGCTATTGCAGGTGTAGATCGCTCTTCGCACCTGCAGATTTTGGCGCAGTTAAGCAAGGTTTTAAGCGATAAAGATAAGCTTCATGTCTTACGTCGCGCCAGGTCCGCCAAGGAAATTATCGAAGAGGTGAAACCATGAAAATATTGGCCGTTTGCGGTATGGGGTTGGGTAGCAGCCTGATTTTACGGCTGGGAATAGAGGGAGCCCTCAGAGATTTAGGGATAGAAGGGGAGGTGGAAGTAGCGGATATTGGGACGGCAAAATCAGTACCCTGTGACCTGATCGTTACTTCCGAGCAGCTAGCAGAACTTTTAACTGCTACTGGCAAACCTATTGTAGTTATCCACAATTATTTAGATAAGGAGGAGATGCGGGAAAAATTAGAAGCTGCACTTAAAGGTAAAGGGTAAAATGGCAAGAAGAACTTAGGAATGAATTAAAGAAATTTGGTAAAGGAGGGAATTAGACTTTATGAATTTTATTATAAGCTTTGTAAACGATGTTTTAGCGGTTCCTGCTGTACTTGTGGGCCTTGCAGCATTGGTAGGCCTTGTGGCCCAGCGAAAATCATTTCCCGAAGTATTAACGGGTACTACTAAATCAATTCTCGGTTTCTTAATATTGGTCGCCGGAGCCACTACACTTGTGGGGAGCCTAAATAAGTTAGGACCGCTTTTGGAACAGGGATTTGCTGTTAAAGGAGTGGTGCCTAATAACGAGGCAGTAGTGGCCATTGCTCAAAAAACGTTGGGTAGCGAGACTGCCTTAATTATGGTGTTTGGCTTTATTGCTAATATACTTTATGCTCGGTTTACCCCTTTTAAATTTATCTTCTTAACTGGCCATCATACCTTTTACATGGCAGCCTTGCTTTCTGCGGTACTCGGTACAGCCGGTCTGTCTGGTGCTTCCTTAGTAATAATAGGTTCTCTGATTCTGGGTGCTCTTATGGTTCTTATGCCTGCTTTGGCTAGTCGTTATATGGATCAAGTTACTAATAATAGCGGTATAGCACTAGGACATTTTGGTACTCTAGGGTATTGGCTTTCAGGATTAATTGGTAGTAAGGTTGGTAATAAAGAAGATTCTATTGAAAATTATAAGCTACCTAAAACTCTCTCCTTTTTTCGCGATTCCTTGGTCTCTACTTCGCTAGTAATGTTTATTATCTTCCTAATTGCCGCCCTGGCTGCAGGGAATGAGCAGGTCCTTAAGCTTTCCGGCGGTCAAAATTTGCTAGTGTTTACCCTCCTCCAGGCTTTAACCTTCGCTGCTGGAGTAGCAGTTATCCTCCAAGGGGTGCGGATGATTATTGGCGAGATCGTACCCGCCTTCCAGGGAATTGCCCAGAAGATTGTGCCAGAGGCCAAGCCGGCCCTGGACTGCCCGGTTACTTTTCCCTATGCTCCTACTGCAGTATTGGTGGGTTTCTTGTGTTCCTTTGCTGGCGGGCTAATTAGCATGTTGGCTCTAGGCAGCCTCGGGATGGCAGTTATTGTTCCGGGCTTGGTACCCCACTTTTTCGTAGGAGGTACGGCGGGCGTCTTTGGTAACGCTACCGGTGGAAAGCGGGGTTGCATACTTGGCTCCTTTGTAAATGGCATTCTAATCAGCTTTGGAGCTGCTTTCCTGTTACCGATGTTGGGCGCTTTGGGATTTGAAAATACTACCTTTGGTGATTCTGACTTCCAGTGGGTGGGTATAGTTATCGGCGCGGTGGGTAAATCCTTTAAGGGTAATGCGGTAGCTATTGCGGTTACCCTCATCGCTTTACTGGCTTTGGTCATGATAGTAGGTAGTTTAATAACCCAAAGGCGGCGGGCCGATGTCAGCAGGGAAGTTTAGGGTTTTGGACCGTAGGGAAGACCCTGCTCTTAACTAGGGTCTTCCCCTCGCCTAAACTTCGCCTAAATATTTTAAGTGTGGAGGTAGACACGAGCTTGGTTTATAAGCAGGTTGTTATAGCTAATGAGGCCGGCCTGCATGCGCGACCGGCTGTTCTTTTTGTCCAAGAGGCCCAAAAATTTAAGAGTAAGATCACCGTGCATAAAGGAGACAAGCAAGCAGATGCTAAGAGCATTTTAGGGGTCATGAGCCTTGCAGTTACTAAGGGGACCTCAATATTAATTGTAGCTGAAGGAGAAGATGAGAAGGAAGCGGTTGAGTGTCTTGTAAACCTTATCAACAATAAATTCGGAGAAGGTAGTAACGATGTTTAAAGGGTTACCCATTTCGTTGGGGATAGGTATAGGCAAGATCTGTTGGTTACGCGAAGCTCAGGGCATTTATTGCAATAAGTTAAGGTAGTGATAACCCGTTAGGCATAGGGTTGGGCGCTGGGGTAATCTATGGTAAGAACCATTAGTTTGGGCTCTATGTCAATAGTTGTGGGATCAGATTTTGGGGGCAACATCCTAGGAAGATTTTTTTGATGAAATGAATGCGATTTCTGAAGCCGAAACTTAAGCGTTTAAGCATTTTGCTTAAGGTATTTTTACCTTCTATATAGCCATTAGTGTACCGGCGACCTTGCTGGGTATATCTTACCAGGTTTAATATTTCTGACCTCCAAGACTTGATAGTACGGGCCCATATCCGTCCCTCTGCATTTTCAGCGCATTCTGCATTTATAAACCAACGGCTCAAAGCAGCTTTTGCCTCTTCTACCCGGTCCATCCTTAGAATTTGCCTTAAGTCTTCCTTTAGCTGGTATAATTCATAGAGGGACGGGTATTTATCTTTAATTTTTCTAATGCCTCTTGCTGTCTGGGAGTAAGTCTCTCTTTAGCTTTAATCAAAGGAAACCGGGGTATCTTCTCTTTGCTCGCTTCTTGCTCTATCCTCCTTGCCTCATCTAAACGACGGTTAGCATCCTGGATCACATGAAAAGGGTCTACTATTATCTTGGCTGAAGGAAATATTGCTTTGATTAACTTACGCCAAGAGTCTTTCATGTCAATTACTACCGCCTCTACTTTGACCCCAGCTTTCTTGAGCTCTTCTAGGTAAGCCTTTATAGTTGCCGTCCTCACATCCTCTAAAATAGTCAAAGGCCTCTTGTCCGGTTCCAACCTCCCTACCATGCATACAAAATCGTTCCCAGTAAAGGATAGCTCATCTAAGGTTAACACTATAGGTTCTTGAGTATCATCAAAAGGAAGATTAGGCTGGACATACTTGTCCACTAATCTTATAACCCTAGTGGGGGTAAGGTTTAACATTTGAGCCGCATAAGTAAAGCTCATCCTCTGGGCATAATAAACTACTGTCTGCACCCCTAATTTTGTAAATCTGGCCCAGGGGTTGGTACCCGGAGGACGAAGGGTATAAGTCTTACCACAACGGTAACACTTATACCGTACGGGAACCCAGGACAGAATAACCCATCTCCCATATAAGAAAGCATGATGAATTCTTCTTTCTTTTGGCTTCTGGTTTTCCTTTAAGAAGCCATGCCTGTGTAATTTGCCTTCGTTGCATACAGGACATACCTCTGGAGGGTCTACGGTTACCTTTAACACAATATCTCCTGGGTCTTGGGGTTCTTCTAAAATGGGCTGTAGTATTTTCTCAAAATTCTCTTGCTCTTCGAGGGTGAACGTGTTAATCTTGTGCATGGGGGCACTCCTTTCTTGAAGGGGTTTGTGTTTGCTAACATTCAATTTGGATGTGCCCCCGTCCTTTTCCTCCTACAACCAAAATCTACCTTCCCACTCGCTTAATCCCATCTACCCCTATCCCACACTTTTTATTATAGAGCCATTAGTTTGTTGACAGTCCGTAGAAAGGCGACTATAATTTTCCGTAGAGGTTTTATTGCACCTTAAGGAATAAGTAGGTTTAAATATGGCATAGACGAGTTAAAAAATGAAGGCCACGGAGGCTCGAAATTTCCTTCCACGGAAGGGAAGGAAAATGGTTTCGTGGCTTTTTTATTTATTTTCCAAGAGACTGATGGGGTGTGATTTTGGTGGTTATGGCTCACCGTGAATATTTTAATCAAAAAGCAGCAGAGTGGGATAGCTTATTATCCGAGGAAACAATACAGTGCTTAAAAACAATCATAAGGGAACTTGCCATTAAACCCGGCAGCATCATTTTGGACGTGGGCACCGGTACGGGGGTTTTGTTGCCTTTTCTTGTGGAAGCAACAGGTCAAGACGGTAAAGTAGTAGCGCTAGACATTGCCGAAGAAATGCTAGCCAGAGCTAAAGCAAAAAACATACATAATGTAGATTATGTTTTGGGAGATATAACCTGTACGCCCTTTGACGAGAATACCTTTGATGAGGTTATCTGCAATTCCTGTTTTCCCCACGTCCTCGATAAACCTCGGGCGCTTAGAGAAATGGCCCGCCTTTTAAAACCGGGCGGGAGGCTAGTTATTTGTCACCCTATGAGTCGGGAGGCGGTGAATGAGCTGCACAGGTCAATAGGCGGGGTGGTGGGCAACGATCTCCTTCCCGATGATGAGGAGATGCAAAGCTTATGCAGGCAGGCTGGCCTGGTACAGGTGAATATTACTAATACCCACGAAAAATATATCCTTACTGCCCGGAAGCCATAATAAGATTTTGATTTCGGAAAAGAGGATGATTTTTTTATGAACCTCCGGGAGATTTTATCCAAAATCGAAAAAGAGGAGATCATTGTAATCTGGGAAGAGGTAGCAGTTCAATTTGATAATTTGCAGCAAACGCCATTAGGTTTTCAATGGCGCGGCGAACATTATGAGGTTTTAGAGCCCCTTTTAGTATTTAAAAGCTCTGGAGGTTACTTACATTATCTTTTACTGACCAGTGGGGGCGTCTTTTGCCTGACTTTGGTACGCGATAGAGGAGATCTTCCCTTGAGTGAAAGTAGGTGGGTCCTGAGGTACCGGGTAAAAGATGATGCCCCACCCAAGAAGTCCAACGAATCTGTTCCTTTACTTGGCGGTTCTCCGAAAGCAGCTTTTTCCCTTCTCCAGGGGATAAGCAAGTCGATGCTGGTACCCCTCCCGTTATTAAACGTGGTTTATTATCACGGGCATCTTTGCCCTGAATTGGCTATAGGTTACCGTGCTGGGTTAGTTGCTCAGCAGGAATTGGGTCTTTCCCGGGAGAACGCGTATAACTTTTTTGTTCTAGCTGAAAATATGACTTCGGCCATTGATGCTCTTCAGTTTATGACAGGCTGTACCATTGGAAACCAGAACTTTTTTGTTTATGATCTGGGTAAACATGTTTATTACTTCGGTCGTTTTTCCAGTACCTTTGATGCTCAGGAAGTTTTACGGGTAGCCCTGATAAATCCTGTTATTGATCTTAAGTATAAAGGTGAAGTTGAAAAGAAAATTGTAGCCGGCCGGGCTAGTGCAACTGAGCTAAAAGAGTACCAGAAGGCTATTGACGATGCTGTGCAGGAGATATTGAGCCTTCCTGAGGAGGATTTATTTTCTAAATCAAAGGTTTCTCTACGGCTGCCCCAGGTAACTAGCCGCCACAATTACACTAAATGTTCGTGCTGT harbors:
- a CDS encoding class I SAM-dependent methyltransferase; amino-acid sequence: MAHREYFNQKAAEWDSLLSEETIQCLKTIIRELAIKPGSIILDVGTGTGVLLPFLVEATGQDGKVVALDIAEEMLARAKAKNIHNVDYVLGDITCTPFDENTFDEVICNSCFPHVLDKPRALREMARLLKPGGRLVICHPMSREAVNELHRSIGGVVGNDLLPDDEEMQSLCRQAGLVQVNITNTHEKYILTARKP
- a CDS encoding PTS sugar transporter subunit IIB — its product is MKILAVCGMGLGSSLILRLGIEGALRDLGIEGEVEVADIGTAKSVPCDLIVTSEQLAELLTATGKPIVVIHNYLDKEEMREKLEAALKGKG
- a CDS encoding FmdE family protein, encoding MNLREILSKIEKEEIIVIWEEVAVQFDNLQQTPLGFQWRGEHYEVLEPLLVFKSSGGYLHYLLLTSGGVFCLTLVRDRGDLPLSESRWVLRYRVKDDAPPKKSNESVPLLGGSPKAAFSLLQGISKSMLVPLPLLNVVYYHGHLCPELAIGYRAGLVAQQELGLSRENAYNFFVLAENMTSAIDALQFMTGCTIGNQNFFVYDLGKHVYYFGRFSSTFDAQEVLRVALINPVIDLKYKGEVEKKIVAGRASATELKEYQKAIDDAVQEILSLPEEDLFSKSKVSLRLPQVTSRHNYTKCSCCGEVVAVEKSIMGENKFLCQVCAAKTI
- a CDS encoding PTS ascorbate transporter subunit IIC, yielding MNFIISFVNDVLAVPAVLVGLAALVGLVAQRKSFPEVLTGTTKSILGFLILVAGATTLVGSLNKLGPLLEQGFAVKGVVPNNEAVVAIAQKTLGSETALIMVFGFIANILYARFTPFKFIFLTGHHTFYMAALLSAVLGTAGLSGASLVIIGSLILGALMVLMPALASRYMDQVTNNSGIALGHFGTLGYWLSGLIGSKVGNKEDSIENYKLPKTLSFFRDSLVSTSLVMFIIFLIAALAAGNEQVLKLSGGQNLLVFTLLQALTFAAGVAVILQGVRMIIGEIVPAFQGIAQKIVPEAKPALDCPVTFPYAPTAVLVGFLCSFAGGLISMLALGSLGMAVIVPGLVPHFFVGGTAGVFGNATGGKRGCILGSFVNGILISFGAAFLLPMLGALGFENTTFGDSDFQWVGIVIGAVGKSFKGNAVAIAVTLIALLALVMIVGSLITQRRRADVSREV
- a CDS encoding BglG family transcription antiterminator, coding for MVLTARTQKLLNILMEAEKPLTISYLAHCLAVSPRTIRYDLDRLRYWVKERGMKLECRPRVGVWLEGKEIIGGEGKFLPLPELGTYVFSPDERWKAILALLLRSEKPVTAHKLASELQVSRTTILKDLETVEEWLRYRGLELVRKPKLGFQVLGEEMKWRQAVADLLAAAADENQLYSYLQELSPKSPSKQPRSFLEKICSLISKQEIKELEVIVQETINDLNYTVAEGNFYGLLLHLAVALQRIKQGKNVFISSEQLEQLRALDEFRVAYKLAERLERTYGVKIPEGEIGNITLHFMGAKMRQGSPVQTFAGVEPYLLEIVQEFVRHTGAVLGFNFFEDKELIIALALHFRVTFHKLRWGLSLRNPLLQEIKEKYPQIFFAARQAARRLEEKCQVGIPEDEIGYLAVHLAASIERQTSREIRYKALLVCGSGIGTAQLLLTILRKRLPELEIVGLGSVLELPELLKGSQVDYVITTVPLELKNFPVIQVNPLLQEEDILYLRRKLLESPHKGGPPLMLKDVLTEETISLDVEVKDWEEAVRAAGRLLVRKGVVEERYVESMVRTVKELGPYIVIAPGIAMPHARPEDGVKQVGLSLVRLRPPVDFGNKANDPVDIVIAIAGVDRSSHLQILAQLSKVLSDKDKLHVLRRARSAKEIIEEVKP
- a CDS encoding HPr family phosphocarrier protein, which produces MVYKQVVIANEAGLHARPAVLFVQEAQKFKSKITVHKGDKQADAKSILGVMSLAVTKGTSILIVAEGEDEKEAVECLVNLINNKFGEGSNDV